A DNA window from Streptomyces parvus contains the following coding sequences:
- a CDS encoding SpoIIE family protein phosphatase, translating into MGSAVITARAAATFEPVGRSVATARAFVRDTLQGWGYNDVVDDAVVLTSELVTNAVIHAGTAADVLCLRTEEGVRVEVSDHYPEREVPLQSTALDFGSPDRENGRGLLLCAALASRWGVEYSPTRKHVWFQLDLPDRPVGIRSAGPVLPTSLLPVTDQRIRVAVVQIDSEGAISAWNDDAAYVFGHTAEQVTGKQFTDFVAWPHTPGTNTGIADALQLSRWEGSYGIRGADGRTIAVYASHLRVRDTGGDPSTVCLLVRDDERAVLQTPVRAPVSDASSDSRTADPFEVFIGSPAPDDLDGLLQRTVERARDMLDADAAFLLLATDDETELEVRATTGLPSARQRFARVPVEAGTGRYGSARMPAVHEDLTAVRGAVPLLTDTGMRSVVTVPLKVEGRLTGSLGVAAEGAGRYSNEEALRLQFAADRIALAVESARLGELERLRRGSLSFLVEASDLLAGTLDRDQTLALMAQMTVPTLATWCAVYTIADQSSEPYLSYVLHEDEDLIDGLKALLSKIDPPDPVPTPGARVWAAPSEAGHRAALSTSTRSLAHDAPLSMSTATRTTLATAQAVGGETVVLPLVARNRVIGMLTLGKPSDDHFRQEILELAEDLSRRAALALDNARLYSERMAISQSLQRSLLPPGLPDVPNVEIEVIYRAAGEGNEVGGDFYDVFPIRDGAYGFAIGDVCGTGPEAAAVTGLARHALRLLAREGFDGPAVLERLNAAILDEGTRSRFLTLLYGELWPQEDGSALLKVVCAGHPLPLRLRQDGSVESAAEPQPLLGVLDDLELYEQEVVLNPGDVLLCVTDGVTERREGTRMLGDDGLADVLSTCTGLTAGAVAARILRAVERFAAEPASDDMAILAMRVPEPPLV; encoded by the coding sequence ATGGGGAGTGCTGTGATCACCGCGCGCGCGGCCGCCACCTTCGAACCGGTCGGGCGCTCGGTCGCGACCGCCCGCGCCTTCGTCCGGGACACGCTCCAGGGGTGGGGCTACAACGATGTCGTCGACGACGCCGTCGTCCTCACCAGTGAGCTCGTGACCAACGCCGTCATCCACGCGGGGACGGCGGCCGACGTCCTGTGCCTGCGCACCGAGGAAGGCGTCCGCGTCGAGGTCTCCGACCACTACCCGGAACGCGAGGTCCCGCTCCAGAGCACCGCCCTCGACTTCGGCAGCCCGGACCGCGAGAACGGCCGCGGTCTGCTGCTCTGCGCCGCCCTGGCCTCCCGCTGGGGCGTCGAGTACTCCCCCACCCGCAAGCACGTCTGGTTCCAGCTGGACCTGCCCGACCGGCCCGTGGGCATCCGCTCCGCCGGCCCGGTCCTGCCCACCTCGCTCCTCCCGGTCACCGACCAGCGCATCCGGGTCGCCGTCGTCCAGATCGACAGCGAGGGCGCGATCAGCGCGTGGAACGACGACGCCGCGTACGTCTTCGGGCACACCGCGGAGCAGGTCACCGGGAAGCAGTTCACCGACTTCGTGGCCTGGCCGCACACGCCGGGCACCAACACCGGCATCGCCGACGCCCTCCAGCTCTCCCGCTGGGAGGGCAGCTACGGCATCCGCGGCGCGGACGGCCGGACCATCGCCGTCTACGCCTCGCACCTGCGGGTCCGCGACACCGGCGGCGACCCGTCCACGGTCTGCCTCCTCGTCCGCGACGACGAGCGCGCCGTCCTCCAGACCCCGGTCCGCGCCCCGGTCTCCGACGCCTCGTCCGACAGCCGCACCGCGGACCCGTTCGAGGTCTTCATCGGCTCCCCCGCCCCCGACGACCTCGACGGCCTCCTCCAGCGGACGGTCGAGCGCGCCCGCGACATGCTCGACGCCGACGCCGCGTTCCTCCTCCTGGCCACCGACGACGAGACGGAGCTGGAGGTCCGCGCGACAACGGGCCTCCCCTCGGCCCGCCAGCGCTTCGCCCGCGTCCCCGTCGAAGCGGGAACGGGACGCTACGGCTCCGCCCGCATGCCGGCCGTCCACGAGGACCTCACCGCCGTCCGCGGCGCCGTCCCGCTCCTCACCGACACCGGGATGCGCTCGGTCGTCACGGTCCCGCTGAAGGTCGAGGGCCGGCTCACCGGCTCCCTCGGCGTCGCGGCGGAGGGCGCGGGCCGCTACTCGAACGAGGAGGCCCTGCGCCTTCAGTTCGCCGCGGACCGCATCGCGCTGGCCGTGGAGTCCGCCCGCCTCGGCGAGCTGGAACGGCTGCGCCGCGGCTCCCTGTCCTTCCTCGTCGAGGCCTCCGACCTGCTGGCCGGCACGCTCGACCGGGACCAGACGCTGGCGCTCATGGCGCAGATGACGGTCCCGACCCTGGCCACCTGGTGCGCCGTCTACACGATCGCGGACCAGTCCTCCGAGCCGTACCTCTCGTATGTGCTCCATGAGGACGAGGACCTCATCGACGGCCTCAAGGCCCTGCTCTCGAAGATCGACCCGCCGGATCCGGTCCCGACCCCGGGCGCCCGCGTCTGGGCCGCCCCTTCGGAGGCGGGCCACCGCGCGGCCCTGTCCACGTCGACCCGCAGTCTGGCCCACGACGCGCCGCTGAGCATGAGTACGGCCACGCGCACGACGCTCGCCACGGCCCAGGCGGTCGGCGGCGAGACGGTGGTCCTTCCGCTGGTCGCCCGCAACCGCGTGATCGGCATGCTGACGCTCGGGAAGCCCTCGGACGACCACTTCCGCCAGGAGATCCTGGAACTGGCCGAGGACCTGTCCCGCCGGGCCGCCCTGGCCCTGGACAACGCCCGCCTGTATTCGGAGCGCATGGCGATCAGCCAGTCCCTCCAGCGCAGCCTGCTGCCCCCGGGCCTCCCCGACGTGCCGAACGTCGAGATCGAGGTCATCTACCGCGCCGCGGGCGAGGGCAACGAGGTCGGCGGCGACTTCTACGACGTCTTCCCGATCCGCGACGGCGCGTACGGCTTCGCCATCGGCGACGTCTGCGGTACGGGCCCCGAGGCGGCCGCCGTCACGGGCCTGGCCCGCCATGCGCTGCGCCTGCTGGCCCGCGAGGGCTTCGACGGCCCGGCGGTCCTGGAGCGCCTCAACGCGGCGATCCTCGACGAGGGCACCCGCAGCCGCTTCCTGACCCTGCTCTACGGCGAGCTGTGGCCCCAGGAGGACGGCAGCGCCCTCCTGAAGGTGGTCTGCGCCGGCCACCCGCTGCCACTGCGGCTGCGTCAGGACGGATCCGTGGAGTCCGCCGCGGAACCGCAGCCCCTGCTCGGCGTACTCGACGACCTCGAGCTGTACGAGCAGGAGGTCGTCCTCAACCCCGGCGACGTCCTCCTGTGCGTCACGGACGGCGTCACCGAACGCCGCGAGGGAACCCGCATGCTGGGCGACGACGGCCTCGCGGACGTCCTGTCGACGTGTACGGGCCTGACGGCCGGAGCGGTCGCCGCACGCATCCTGCGGGCCGTGGAACGCTTCGCCGCCGAGCCGGCCTCGGACGATATGGCGATCCTGGCCATGCGCGTCCCGGAGCCTCCCCTCGTCTGA
- a CDS encoding HAMP domain-containing protein, whose product MKKQRNGTVEVDAAALNRVLAGLVAMRDGNFRRRLTVSGDGVMTEIAAVFNEVADRNLHLTGELARVRRVVGREGKLTERLETGACEGSWAAAIDASNELVDDLARPVSEVGRVLSAVADGDLEQRMELRSHTQDETVRPLRGEFLKVARTVNNLVDQLSVFTEQVTRVAVEVGTEGKLGGQAQVRGMSGSWKDLTDSVNTMAYRLTAQVRDIALVTTAVAKGDLSRKVTVHVAGEMLQLKNTVNTMVDQLSSFSSEVTRVAREVGTEGELGGQATVPGVAGVWKDLTDSVNTMAGNLTSQVRGIAEVTTAVASGDLTQKVTVSARGEVAQLAETINQMTETLRTFADEVTRVASEVGGEGLLGGQAQVPGAAGTWKDLTDSVNTVFRNLTTQVRDIAQVTTAVASGDMSQKVTVDVAGEMLELKNTVNTMVDQLQSFGSEVTRVAREVGVEGRLGGQAEVPGAAGTWKDLTDSVNTAFRNLTGQVRDIAQVTTAVANGDLSQKVTVDVAGEMLELKNTVNTMVAQLSSFADQVTRMARDVGTEGRLGGQARVDGVSGTWKELTDSVNSMAGNLTSQVRQIAQVTTAVARGDLSQKIDVDARGEILELKNTINTMVDQLSAFADQVTRVAREVGTDGRLGGQAQVPGVAGVWRDLTDSVNGMAGNLTAQVRNIAQVATAVARGDLSQKIDVDARGEILELKNTLNTMVDQLSNFAEQVTRVAREVGTEGILGGQAEVQGVSGTWKDLTQSVNGMANNLTLQVRNIAEVTTAVAKGDLSKKITVDAKGEILELVTTVNTMVDQLLNFADEVTRVAREVGTEGILGGQARVRGATGIWKDLSENVNLMANNLTSQVRNISRVSSAVANGDLTKKVTVEARGEVAELADTFNTMVTTLSSFADEVTRVAREVGTEGELGGQARVPGVAGTWKDLTESVNSMASNLTGQVRQIATVTTAIAKGDLTKKIDIDARGEILELKNTINTMVDQLSSFAEQVTRVAREVGTEGQLGGQARVRDVDGTWRDLTESVNEMAGNLTRQVRAIAAVATAVTRGDLNLKIDVDAAGEIQVLQDNINTMIANLRDTTLANKEQDWLKGNLARISGLMQGRRDLDDVASLIMSELTPVVSAQHGAFFLAMAPGDSDEVGPDNGEDGSYELRMRGSYGYSAGSMPTSFRPGETLIGTAAEEKRTIQVDNVPPGYLKISSGLGEAPPAHVIVLPVLFEGKVLGVIELASFQPFTHIQRDFLNQLAEMIATSVNTISVNTKTEKLLEQSQELTEQLRDRSQELENRQKALQASNAELEEKAELLAQQNRDIEVKNTEIEEARQVLEERAEQLAVSMRYKSEFLANMSHELRTPLNSLLILAKLLADNAEGNLSPKQVEFAETIHGAGSDLLQLINDILDLSKVEAGKMDVSPTRIALVQLVDYVEATFRPLTAEKGLDFSVRVSPELPATLHTDEQRLLQVLRNLLSNAVKFTDTGAVELVIRPAGADVPNAIREHLLESGSLRDADADLIAFSVTDTGIGIASSKMLVIFEAFKQADGTTSRKYGGTGLGLSISREIARLLGGEIHAASEPGRGSTFTLYLPLHRAELPPQGYPSVGSGSAEVLGGAGEMGQAQSPQGQSAPYGDPANSAGVFRRRRKALGDAARKPALPAGRTASGNAPQQEEWVQGSQGESQAQEQGAAAEPAPRRTFRFRGEKVLIVDDDIRNVFALTSVLEQHGLSVLYAENGREGIEVLEQHDDVTVVLMDIMMPEMDGYATTTAIRRMPQFAGLPIVALTAKAMKGDREKAIDCGASDYVTKPVDPDHLLAVMEQWMHGE is encoded by the coding sequence GTGAAAAAGCAGCGCAATGGCACCGTCGAAGTGGACGCGGCAGCTCTGAACAGAGTGCTCGCGGGCCTCGTGGCGATGCGCGACGGCAATTTCCGCAGGCGGCTCACCGTCTCGGGCGACGGTGTGATGACGGAGATCGCGGCGGTCTTCAACGAGGTCGCCGACCGGAATCTCCACCTCACCGGCGAGCTGGCGCGTGTACGGCGGGTGGTCGGGCGCGAGGGCAAGCTCACGGAGCGGCTGGAGACGGGCGCCTGTGAGGGCTCCTGGGCCGCCGCGATCGACGCCTCCAACGAGCTCGTCGACGATCTCGCGCGACCGGTCTCCGAAGTGGGCCGGGTCCTGTCGGCGGTCGCCGACGGCGACCTGGAGCAGCGGATGGAGCTGCGCTCGCACACGCAGGACGAGACGGTGCGGCCGCTGCGCGGTGAGTTCCTGAAGGTCGCCCGTACGGTCAACAACCTGGTCGACCAGCTGTCGGTCTTCACCGAGCAGGTGACCCGGGTCGCCGTCGAGGTGGGCACCGAGGGCAAGCTCGGGGGCCAGGCGCAGGTGCGGGGGATGTCCGGGTCCTGGAAGGACCTCACGGACTCCGTGAACACCATGGCGTACCGGCTGACGGCCCAGGTGCGGGACATCGCGCTGGTGACGACGGCGGTCGCCAAGGGTGATCTGTCGCGGAAGGTCACCGTCCATGTGGCCGGTGAGATGCTCCAGCTGAAGAACACCGTCAACACGATGGTCGACCAGCTGTCCTCGTTCTCCTCCGAGGTGACGCGCGTCGCCCGTGAGGTGGGTACGGAGGGCGAGCTGGGCGGCCAGGCGACCGTGCCGGGTGTGGCCGGTGTGTGGAAGGACCTCACCGACTCCGTCAACACGATGGCGGGCAACCTCACCTCCCAGGTACGCGGGATCGCGGAGGTGACGACGGCGGTCGCCAGCGGTGACCTGACGCAGAAGGTCACGGTGAGCGCGCGCGGTGAGGTCGCGCAGCTCGCCGAGACGATCAACCAGATGACCGAGACGCTGCGGACCTTCGCGGACGAAGTGACCCGCGTGGCGAGCGAGGTCGGTGGCGAGGGGCTCCTCGGCGGTCAGGCGCAGGTGCCCGGTGCCGCCGGGACGTGGAAGGACCTCACCGACTCGGTGAACACGGTCTTCCGCAATCTGACGACGCAGGTGCGCGACATCGCGCAGGTGACGACCGCCGTGGCCAGCGGCGACATGTCCCAGAAGGTCACGGTCGACGTGGCCGGGGAGATGCTGGAGCTGAAGAACACCGTCAACACGATGGTGGACCAGCTCCAGTCCTTCGGTTCCGAGGTGACCCGGGTGGCCCGGGAGGTCGGCGTCGAGGGCCGGCTCGGCGGACAGGCCGAGGTGCCGGGTGCGGCGGGGACCTGGAAGGACCTCACCGACTCGGTGAACACCGCGTTCCGCAACCTGACCGGTCAGGTCCGGGACATCGCGCAGGTCACCACGGCGGTCGCCAACGGTGACCTGTCGCAGAAGGTCACGGTCGACGTGGCCGGCGAGATGCTGGAGTTGAAGAACACCGTCAACACGATGGTGGCGCAGCTCTCCAGCTTCGCCGACCAGGTGACGCGGATGGCCCGGGACGTGGGCACCGAGGGCCGCCTCGGCGGTCAGGCGCGCGTGGACGGCGTCTCGGGTACGTGGAAGGAGCTGACGGACTCCGTCAACTCCATGGCCGGGAACCTCACCTCCCAGGTGAGGCAGATCGCGCAGGTGACGACGGCGGTGGCGCGGGGCGACCTGTCCCAGAAGATCGACGTGGACGCCCGGGGCGAGATCCTGGAGCTCAAGAACACCATCAACACCATGGTCGACCAGCTCTCCGCCTTCGCCGACCAGGTCACCAGGGTGGCCCGCGAGGTGGGTACGGACGGCCGCCTCGGCGGTCAGGCGCAGGTGCCCGGTGTGGCCGGAGTGTGGCGCGATCTGACCGATTCGGTGAACGGGATGGCGGGGAACCTCACCGCTCAGGTCCGTAACATCGCGCAGGTCGCCACGGCGGTGGCGCGCGGTGACCTGTCGCAGAAGATCGACGTGGACGCCCGGGGCGAGATCCTGGAGCTGAAGAACACCCTCAACACGATGGTGGACCAGCTGTCCAACTTCGCGGAGCAGGTGACGCGGGTCGCCCGTGAGGTGGGTACGGAGGGCATCCTCGGCGGTCAGGCCGAGGTGCAGGGGGTCTCCGGTACCTGGAAGGACCTCACCCAGTCCGTCAACGGCATGGCGAACAACCTGACCCTCCAGGTCCGCAACATCGCCGAGGTCACCACCGCGGTCGCCAAGGGCGATCTCTCGAAGAAGATCACCGTCGACGCCAAGGGCGAGATCCTCGAACTGGTCACGACCGTCAACACGATGGTCGACCAGCTGCTGAACTTCGCCGACGAGGTCACCCGGGTCGCCCGCGAGGTGGGCACCGAGGGGATCCTCGGAGGCCAGGCGCGGGTGCGCGGGGCGACCGGCATCTGGAAGGACCTCAGCGAGAACGTCAACCTGATGGCCAACAACCTGACCAGCCAGGTGCGCAACATCTCCCGGGTCTCCTCCGCGGTCGCCAACGGCGATCTGACGAAGAAGGTCACCGTGGAGGCGCGCGGCGAGGTCGCGGAGCTGGCCGACACGTTCAACACGATGGTGACGACGCTGTCCTCGTTCGCCGACGAGGTCACGCGGGTGGCCCGTGAGGTGGGTACGGAAGGCGAACTGGGCGGCCAGGCCCGGGTGCCGGGGGTCGCCGGTACGTGGAAGGACCTCACCGAGTCCGTGAACTCGATGGCCTCCAACCTGACCGGCCAGGTGCGGCAGATCGCCACGGTCACCACCGCCATCGCCAAGGGCGATCTGACCAAGAAGATCGACATCGACGCGCGCGGTGAGATCCTGGAGCTGAAGAACACCATCAACACGATGGTCGACCAGCTGTCCTCGTTCGCCGAGCAGGTGACCCGGGTGGCCCGCGAGGTGGGTACCGAGGGGCAGTTGGGCGGTCAGGCACGGGTGCGGGACGTGGACGGCACCTGGCGCGACCTCACCGAGTCGGTGAACGAGATGGCCGGGAACCTGACCCGGCAGGTGCGCGCCATCGCGGCCGTCGCCACCGCGGTGACCCGCGGCGATCTGAACCTCAAGATCGATGTGGACGCTGCCGGGGAGATCCAGGTCCTCCAGGACAACATCAACACGATGATCGCGAACCTCCGCGACACGACCCTCGCCAACAAGGAGCAGGACTGGCTGAAGGGCAACCTCGCCCGGATCTCGGGTCTGATGCAGGGCCGCCGCGATCTGGACGACGTGGCCTCGCTGATCATGAGCGAGCTGACGCCGGTGGTCTCGGCGCAGCACGGGGCGTTCTTCCTGGCGATGGCCCCGGGCGACTCGGACGAGGTCGGTCCGGACAACGGCGAGGACGGCTCGTACGAGCTGCGGATGCGGGGGAGTTACGGCTACTCGGCGGGTTCGATGCCGACCTCGTTCCGGCCCGGCGAAACGCTCATCGGGACGGCGGCCGAGGAGAAGCGGACGATCCAGGTGGACAATGTGCCGCCGGGGTATCTGAAGATCTCCTCCGGTCTCGGGGAGGCCCCTCCGGCGCATGTGATCGTGCTGCCGGTGCTCTTCGAGGGCAAGGTCCTCGGGGTGATCGAGCTGGCCTCCTTCCAGCCGTTCACGCACATCCAGCGTGACTTCCTCAACCAGCTCGCCGAGATGATCGCGACGAGCGTCAACACGATCAGCGTCAACACCAAGACCGAGAAGCTGCTGGAGCAGTCGCAGGAGCTGACCGAGCAACTGCGTGACCGCTCGCAGGAGTTGGAGAACCGGCAGAAGGCCCTCCAGGCGTCCAACGCCGAACTGGAGGAGAAGGCCGAGCTGCTGGCCCAACAGAACCGCGACATCGAGGTGAAGAACACCGAGATCGAGGAGGCGCGGCAGGTGCTGGAGGAGCGCGCCGAGCAGCTCGCGGTCTCGATGCGCTACAAGTCCGAGTTCCTGGCGAACATGTCGCACGAGCTGCGCACCCCGCTCAACTCGCTGCTGATTCTGGCCAAGTTGCTGGCGGACAACGCCGAGGGAAACCTCTCGCCGAAGCAGGTGGAGTTCGCCGAGACGATCCACGGGGCCGGATCCGACCTGCTCCAGCTGATCAACGACATCCTCGACCTCTCGAAGGTCGAGGCGGGCAAGATGGATGTCAGTCCGACCCGGATCGCGCTGGTCCAGCTGGTCGACTACGTGGAGGCGACCTTCCGCCCGCTCACCGCGGAGAAGGGGCTCGACTTCTCCGTACGGGTGTCGCCGGAGCTGCCCGCGACGCTGCACACCGACGAGCAGCGGCTGCTCCAGGTGTTGCGCAACCTGCTGTCCAACGCGGTGAAGTTCACCGACACCGGTGCGGTGGAGCTGGTGATCCGTCCGGCCGGCGCCGATGTGCCGAACGCGATCCGGGAGCATCTGCTGGAGTCGGGTTCGCTGCGGGACGCGGACGCCGATCTGATCGCCTTCTCGGTCACCGACACCGGGATCGGGATCGCGTCCAGCAAGATGCTGGTGATCTTCGAGGCGTTCAAGCAGGCGGACGGCACGACGAGCCGGAAGTACGGCGGCACCGGTCTCGGTCTCTCCATCAGCCGGGAGATCGCGCGGCTGCTCGGCGGCGAGATCCATGCGGCGAGCGAGCCCGGACGGGGCTCGACCTTCACCCTGTACCTGCCGCTGCACCGTGCCGAACTGCCGCCCCAGGGCTACCCCTCGGTGGGTTCCGGTTCCGCCGAGGTGCTGGGCGGCGCGGGTGAGATGGGGCAGGCGCAGTCGCCGCAGGGCCAGTCGGCTCCGTACGGCGACCCGGCCAACTCCGCCGGGGTGTTCCGCAGGCGGCGCAAGGCCCTGGGGGACGCGGCCCGCAAGCCCGCGCTGCCGGCCGGGCGCACGGCGTCCGGGAACGCTCCGCAGCAGGAGGAGTGGGTGCAGGGGAGCCAGGGCGAGAGCCAGGCGCAGGAGCAGGGTGCGGCGGCCGAGCCGGCGCCCCGGCGGACGTTCCGCTTCCGGGGCGAGAAGGTGCTCATCGTCGACGACGACATCCGTAACGTCTTCGCGCTCACCAGCGTGCTGGAGCAGCACGGGCTCTCCGTGCTGTACGCGGAGAACGGCCGTGAGGGCATCGAAGTCCTGGAGCAGCACGACGATGTGACGGTCGTGCTGATGGACATCATGATGCCCGAGATGGACGGGTACGCGACGACGACCGCGATCCGGCGGATGCCGCAGTTCGCCGGGCTGCCGATCGTCGCGCTCACCGCGAAGGCGATGAAGGGCGACCGGGAGAAGGCCATCGATTGCGGAGCTTCCGACTATGTGACGAAGCCGGTCGACCCTGATCATCTGCTTGCGGTGATGGAGCAGTGGATGCACGGAGAGTGA
- a CDS encoding two-component system response regulator, which yields MVQKAKILLVDDRPENLLALEAILSALDQTLVRASSGEEALKALLTDDFAVILLDVQMPGMDGFETAAHIKRRERTRDIPIIFLTAINHGPHHTFRGYAAGAVDYISKPFDPWVLRAKVSVFVELYMKNCKLREQAALLRLQLEGDGHAGGGHDKEPAGLLAELSARLAAVEEQAEALSKQLDDEHADAAAVATAAHLERKLTGLRRALDALEPGTGGGVLPAQS from the coding sequence ATGGTGCAGAAGGCCAAGATCCTCCTGGTCGATGACCGGCCGGAGAATCTGCTGGCGCTGGAGGCCATCCTCTCTGCGCTCGATCAGACACTGGTCCGGGCATCGTCAGGGGAGGAGGCGCTCAAAGCGCTGCTCACGGACGACTTCGCGGTCATTCTGCTGGACGTCCAGATGCCGGGCATGGACGGTTTCGAGACCGCCGCGCACATCAAGCGGCGGGAGCGGACCCGGGACATCCCGATCATCTTCCTCACCGCGATCAACCACGGTCCGCACCACACGTTCCGCGGGTACGCGGCCGGTGCGGTGGACTACATCTCCAAGCCGTTCGACCCGTGGGTGCTCCGGGCCAAGGTCTCCGTCTTCGTCGAGCTGTACATGAAGAACTGCAAGCTCCGCGAGCAGGCGGCTCTGCTGCGACTCCAGTTGGAGGGCGACGGCCACGCGGGCGGTGGGCACGACAAGGAGCCGGCCGGTCTGCTGGCCGAACTCTCCGCACGGCTCGCGGCGGTCGAGGAGCAGGCGGAAGCGCTCTCCAAGCAACTCGACGACGAACACGCGGACGCGGCTGCGGTCGCCACCGCCGCTCACCTGGAGCGCAAGCTGACCGGTCTGCGCCGTGCGCTCGACGCGCTGGAGCCGGGCACCGGCGGGGGCGTCCTGCCCGCACAGAGCTGA